One Streptomyces fagopyri DNA window includes the following coding sequences:
- a CDS encoding phosphatase PAP2 family protein, giving the protein MRRADTADLAGSTAVGSLVAFVLLTLVVTGRDGATLFGDAGLSTWSAGHRPAVALALARGVTYTGTGLVPYALVVLAGVVLGRTARERFLRALGCVGCLAAAQAVRYAVMTLVARPRPPVAEWATHASGWSFPSGHTTTSAVSGGLLVLALQARAPRAGRPLALVVGCWSVLVGLSRVYLGVHWFSDVLGGWLFGLCWLSLTVHLVARFAPPARSSIPALRSRPDALTTEERRDDPHSRRKFPPQPPP; this is encoded by the coding sequence GTGAGGCGCGCGGACACGGCCGACCTCGCGGGATCGACCGCCGTGGGGAGCCTGGTCGCCTTCGTCCTGCTCACCCTGGTCGTGACCGGCCGGGACGGCGCCACACTCTTCGGCGACGCCGGCCTCAGCACCTGGTCGGCGGGCCACCGCCCGGCCGTGGCCCTGGCTCTGGCCCGAGGGGTCACGTACACCGGGACGGGCCTCGTGCCGTACGCCCTGGTCGTCCTGGCGGGTGTCGTCCTGGGGCGCACCGCGCGGGAGCGGTTCCTGCGCGCCCTCGGCTGTGTCGGCTGCCTCGCCGCCGCCCAAGCCGTGCGGTACGCCGTGATGACCCTGGTCGCCCGTCCCCGCCCCCCGGTCGCGGAGTGGGCCACGCACGCGTCCGGGTGGTCCTTCCCCTCGGGTCACACCACCACGTCCGCCGTCAGCGGCGGGCTGCTGGTCCTCGCACTGCAGGCTCGGGCCCCGCGCGCCGGACGGCCGCTCGCCCTGGTGGTCGGCTGCTGGTCCGTCCTCGTCGGGCTGAGCCGGGTCTATCTGGGCGTCCACTGGTTCTCCGACGTGCTCGGCGGCTGGCTGTTCGGCCTGTGCTGGCTGAGCCTCACCGTCCACCTCGTCGCCCGCTTCGCGCCACCCGCGCGCTCCTCCATACCGGCGCTCCGTTCCCGCCCCGATGCCCTGACGACGGAAGAGCGCCGCGATGACCCCCACTCCCGCCGCAAGTTCCCCCCTCAGCCTCCTCCGTAG
- a CDS encoding VOC family protein produces the protein MRRIALVTLVVDDYDEAIRFYTEALGFRLAEDEPRPDGSRWVVVEPGPEGAGGGLLLARGKNEAQRARVGDQTGGRVGFFLHTDDFARDHARMRAAGVTFLEEPRHEPYGSVAVFQDLYGNRWDLLQPAV, from the coding sequence ATGAGACGCATCGCCCTGGTCACCCTCGTCGTCGACGACTACGACGAGGCGATCCGCTTCTACACCGAGGCACTCGGGTTCCGGCTGGCCGAGGACGAGCCGCGGCCCGACGGCTCGCGATGGGTCGTCGTCGAGCCGGGCCCGGAGGGCGCTGGCGGCGGACTGCTCCTGGCCCGGGGCAAGAACGAGGCGCAGCGTGCCCGGGTCGGCGACCAGACCGGGGGCCGAGTGGGTTTCTTCCTCCACACCGACGACTTCGCCCGCGACCACGCGCGTATGCGTGCCGCCGGCGTGACCTTCCTGGAGGAGCCGCGCCACGAGCCGTACGGCTCGGTGGCCGTCTTCCAGGACCTGTACGGAAACCGCTGGGACCTTCTGCAGCCCGCCGTGTAG
- a CDS encoding adenosine deaminase has product MTAPRIDTDTIRRLPKAVLHDHLDGGLRPDTLVELAGAVGHTLPTTDPRALAAWYYEAANSGDLVRYIATFEHTLAVMQTREGLLRTAEEYVLDLAEDGVVYGEVRYAPELMVNGGLTLPEVVETVQEGLAAGMAKAAAAGTPVRVGTLLCGMRMFDRTREIADLAVAFRDAGVVGFDIAGAEDGFPPADHLDAFEHLRRESVPFTIHAGEAHGLPSIHQALQVCGAQRIGHGVRITEDIVDGKLGRLAGWVRDRRIALEMCPTSNLQTGAATSIADHPITALRDLGFRVTLNTDNRLVSGTTMTREMSLLVEEAGWTVEDLRTVTVNALKSAFIPFDERAALIRDVVLPGYEAAL; this is encoded by the coding sequence ATGACCGCGCCCCGCATCGACACCGACACCATCCGCCGTCTCCCCAAGGCCGTGCTGCACGACCACCTCGACGGCGGTCTGCGCCCGGACACCCTCGTGGAGCTCGCCGGGGCCGTCGGCCACACGCTGCCCACCACCGACCCGCGCGCACTCGCCGCCTGGTACTACGAGGCAGCCAACTCCGGTGACCTGGTGCGCTACATAGCCACCTTCGAGCACACCCTCGCCGTGATGCAGACCCGCGAGGGACTCCTGCGCACCGCCGAGGAGTACGTCCTCGACCTGGCCGAGGACGGTGTCGTCTACGGCGAGGTGCGCTACGCGCCCGAGCTGATGGTGAACGGCGGGCTGACCCTGCCCGAGGTCGTCGAGACCGTGCAGGAGGGCCTGGCGGCCGGTATGGCCAAGGCCGCCGCCGCGGGCACCCCGGTCCGGGTCGGCACGCTGCTGTGCGGGATGCGCATGTTCGACCGCACCCGTGAGATCGCCGACCTCGCGGTGGCGTTCCGGGACGCCGGGGTCGTCGGCTTCGACATCGCCGGCGCCGAGGACGGCTTCCCGCCCGCCGACCACCTCGACGCGTTCGAGCACCTGCGCCGCGAGAGCGTGCCGTTCACCATCCACGCCGGCGAGGCCCACGGACTGCCGAGCATCCACCAGGCCCTCCAGGTCTGCGGTGCCCAGCGCATCGGCCACGGCGTCCGCATCACCGAGGACATCGTCGACGGCAAACTCGGCCGCCTCGCGGGCTGGGTGCGCGACCGCCGCATCGCCCTGGAGATGTGCCCCACCTCCAACCTCCAGACGGGCGCGGCCACCTCGATCGCCGACCATCCCATCACCGCCCTGCGGGACCTCGGCTTCCGCGTCACCCTCAACACCGACAACCGGCTGGTCTCGGGCACGACGATGACCCGCGAGATGTCGCTGCTGGTCGAGGAGGCGGGCTGGACGGTCGAGGACCTGCGCACGGTCACGGTGAACGCCCTCAAGAGCGCGTTCATCCCGTTCGACGAGCGCGCGGCGCTCATCCGGGACGTCGTCCT
- a CDS encoding dienelactone hydrolase family protein gives MSELPKPTGAPAHQNVTFPSAGTTAHGYLALPPSGRGPGVIVIQEWWGLTDHIAQVADRLAAEGFVALAPDLYGGNVAHDSGEAFRMMQDLPVARGVDLLSGAVDHLLGLPEVTSDTVGAVGFCMGGGFVLYLAAADPRVGAAVPFYGVIQGEMPDFSGLKAEILGHYGELDTSIPKESLEQLGEAVGRQSGVTPDLRLYPADHAFFNDGRPETYDPESAERAWESTVPFLHARLG, from the coding sequence ATGTCCGAGCTGCCGAAGCCGACCGGAGCCCCGGCCCATCAGAACGTGACCTTCCCCAGTGCCGGAACCACCGCCCACGGCTATCTGGCGTTGCCGCCGTCCGGTCGGGGGCCGGGTGTGATCGTCATCCAGGAGTGGTGGGGCCTGACCGACCACATCGCGCAGGTCGCCGACCGGCTGGCCGCGGAGGGCTTCGTGGCCCTCGCCCCCGACCTGTACGGCGGCAACGTCGCCCATGACAGCGGTGAGGCCTTCCGGATGATGCAGGACCTGCCCGTCGCGCGAGGCGTCGACCTGCTCTCCGGCGCGGTCGACCACCTGCTCGGCCTGCCCGAGGTCACCTCGGACACCGTGGGCGCGGTCGGCTTCTGCATGGGCGGAGGCTTCGTCCTGTACCTCGCGGCGGCCGACCCGCGGGTCGGCGCGGCGGTGCCGTTCTACGGCGTCATCCAGGGCGAGATGCCCGACTTCTCGGGTCTCAAGGCGGAGATCCTCGGCCACTACGGCGAGCTCGACACGAGCATCCCCAAGGAGAGCCTGGAGCAGTTGGGCGAGGCGGTCGGGCGGCAGTCCGGCGTCACCCCGGACCTCCGTCTCTACCCCGCCGACCACGCCTTCTTCAACGACGGCCGACCGGAGACGTACGACCCCGAGTCGGCCGAGCGCGCGTGGGAGAGCACGGTGCCCTTCCTGCACGCGCGGCTGGGCTGA
- a CDS encoding bile acid:sodium symporter: protein MTPTPAASSPLSLLRSHLGWAVGAAYLAAATVSAPGLWLRRPHTIGDGGVIEVALRTPHLLLSLVLFTAGLQVPVHQLRALLVRPVPLLTGLILHLVAPLLIIPGVAFALHRTPDSDGGSGLVAAMILIAAMPVAAGATVWTSRGEGDQPTTVGLVLASTIVGPLTIPVTMTALCPLLRGGYAEALTHAARTAGHDFALTGVLLPCAAGILSRLVLPGRPLRLVLGLAPPASLFGSLLLTYINASGVLGPFLARPEPVLMAAALAVAALVCGLSFGLGRITARMLRLDTPTGASVTLACGMNNSSASAVLITTALPDRPHVLLPVLAYSLLQKVAAGRVVRAGAGKRARA from the coding sequence ATGACCCCCACTCCCGCCGCAAGTTCCCCCCTCAGCCTCCTCCGTAGCCACCTCGGCTGGGCCGTCGGCGCGGCCTACCTCGCCGCCGCGACCGTATCGGCGCCTGGTCTGTGGCTGCGCCGCCCGCACACGATCGGCGACGGCGGAGTCATCGAGGTCGCCTTACGGACGCCGCATCTCCTGCTCTCGCTGGTGCTGTTCACCGCCGGCCTCCAGGTGCCGGTCCACCAGCTGCGGGCCCTGCTCGTCCGGCCCGTCCCGCTGCTGACCGGCCTGATCCTCCATCTGGTCGCACCCCTGCTGATCATCCCCGGCGTGGCCTTCGCTCTGCACCGGACCCCGGACAGCGACGGCGGCAGCGGACTGGTCGCGGCGATGATCCTGATCGCCGCGATGCCCGTGGCGGCCGGTGCCACCGTGTGGACGAGCAGGGGCGAGGGTGACCAGCCTACGACCGTCGGACTGGTGCTGGCGTCGACGATCGTCGGCCCGCTCACGATCCCGGTGACCATGACGGCCCTGTGTCCGCTGCTGCGCGGAGGCTACGCGGAGGCGCTGACGCACGCCGCCCGGACCGCCGGGCACGATTTCGCGCTGACCGGAGTCCTGCTCCCGTGCGCCGCCGGCATCCTGTCCCGGCTCGTCCTGCCGGGCCGCCCCCTGCGCCTGGTGCTCGGCTTGGCACCGCCCGCCTCCCTGTTCGGGTCGCTCCTGCTGACGTACATCAACGCCAGCGGCGTCCTGGGGCCTTTCCTCGCCCGTCCGGAGCCGGTGCTGATGGCGGCCGCGCTGGCCGTCGCCGCCCTGGTGTGCGGGCTGTCGTTCGGCCTGGGCCGGATCACCGCCCGGATGCTGCGCCTGGACACTCCCACGGGTGCCTCGGTGACGCTGGCCTGCGGAATGAACAACAGCAGCGCGAGCGCGGTCCTCATCACCACGGCCCTGCCCGACAGACCCCACGTGCTGCTGCCGGTACTGGCCTACAGCCTGCTGCAGAAGGTGGCCGCGGGCCGCGTCGTGCGGGCCGGGGCCGGGAAGCGCGCCCGCGCATGA